The Silene latifolia isolate original U9 population chromosome Y, ASM4854445v1, whole genome shotgun sequence sequence AAGAGAGATGACAAGAAGAACAATAATTGCAATAATTAATGAACGAATTAAAGATAAAAAATACCCAATACAAAGGAATTCAAAGAAATAGAGATTTAACGTCTAAGGAGTAAAGTGCCAAGAGAAGAGATATCCCCCGCCATCGTTCTATCCCCCCTTATTTATTCTAAGAAACAAATAAAAATATCCGAAAAGTAAATCTAAAAGATTGCGTAAttgtcaaaaccactcgatcgagccgaaataaactactcgatcgagaacaataagagtcaaacctctcgatcgagaacatcaagtactcgatcgaggaactcagaAAACGCCCTTCTCGATCGATCtaagcaggtactcgatcgagggctttcagtataaacaagtgctcgatcgaatagttTTAGCAGccaagttagtcgatcgagttagCTAGAAATAAACCAGCGTAGGTGAACTCAAAGCACCTTCTGAAGCCACTTTGCGCATCCTTAGGTGACAAAGTCCGGGCACCGATTCTTCTATCTTCAAAATGTATGCAAACGCGACAGGTTCAGGCtcgattatgctcctttccgattcatacctgcaaataatacaagacaaaccaaagtagactattcaagggcatttgtagctagatactacgtaaataacacagaaatgcatgtaaatatagggtaaaaaccttatataaaattcACGCATCAAGAAGTTGTTGAAACTCAAGTGCCATTTCCCCATCGCTTTGAAAAGAACAAGAAGAAGAGTAAGTTCGGTTAATTCTTGGAAGTTGTTAAGAATTTACAAGTTACTGTACCATTTATTGAATTGCTTACCCATGTCCCTTCTTATTCAAAGTTCATGAAAGAAATCCTCTctaagaagcgatccttcaatgaggttgagactattgctttcaccgaagggtgtagtgcactcttacaaaacaagtctccgCCGAAACTTAAGGATCCCGATAGTTATTATATTCCTTACACTATAAGCACATAtgccattgataaggccctttgcgacctaggtgctagtgtaagtgtcatgccctattcgatttgtgaaaaacttaacatgggtgctttaaaatgcacaagtatcaCTTTATAAATGGCGGACCATTCTTTAAAGTAACCTTGAGATATGTTACAGTGTGGGGaattttaaaatgaatattgtttatttgtcttaggagtttttggttgccttgtttgaatattgaTTTCGTTGATGATTGTGGTTACGCGGACATAACCTTGCTTTTAAGGTGATCGGAATGTGAGATGatttattttacatttttttatgagcatgttgatatggggaagtacattggcatgtatgtgggaggtgtgGGTATGATTAATTTTTGAAGTGTTAAAGGAATtgtgtgaaattgtgaagaatgtgactttggttgatttctcgaaattttacccttgattgttttagcTGCCATTTACTGCCTAATTAAAATTCTTAtatgaaatttttatatgtgatAGCCTTGTGAGTTAAATTTCATATGTCACTGGTTTCATGTTCAAATAACAttcggtttaggagaaataaatattttagtggacaatgatcagaatattcctgtacagtgatgttttgcgccatgtttttgtaaaatttgccacaTAAAAACTACCTGTCTATTTAGTGTAATTCCAACTACATTGTTTaaaagattcgtatatgtttctaaattgataagccacgttggaaggtaaatttttgacaattaatagtgatttttacaagttgacctaagtttctgacaagttgttgtaaaatttctgtttcgaccaaacaatttgtaaaatgcattataaattgaccttatgagtttttgacttgattctttcgcTCAGGATTTAGTAActctctttatttttttttaaaaaaggaaattggattatttatcgtatgtttttgttgttagtatttattcctactcaacctcgcggttgactgtgtattcgtgaacacctgcggtgaaccgttttatggggagcagatctGACAGAtgctaaagattagctgacttgggagcttatgggaatgggtgaggacttggacaacctacctagaagtctagaccacatagaatgttttatcactttatttatttccgctgcgagttgtaattaatttatattaagttttagttgattactTTGTAATAAACTTGAAATcgttaaaattttaatttaaagtactttggtgagttggactttgttattcactacctcggaaaaccgagacgataacagtcctatttacttgggaatgtctagctaaattctcatgagtaaatgggggtgttacaaagtggtatcagagcaaaacgatcctcgggcctaaccaatgaacagtAATGAACATAGgacgtgtctaataaaatgaacccgggtagaaactgtttggTGCCCCCTGAAGgcttgggatgagagcttgacttggaccgtagttgaagtctagatcacattgtaacaccccaagtgattgagagtaaagttgtcccacatcgggaaattgaggaggttgtgatatgtttataagagattccacccaccacttagtaacaaggccttgtgcttttgggctaaAGTGAGGATAAATAATGGGCTcaaaggtacacatcccatcttattggggttgtgttacgatggtgggaggtcgggttgttatagtcttagaagatgtgcccgtcaaagttggtaagtttttcatacccgttgacttccttgttcttgatatggccgaggactcacaaaccccaattatattgggtaggccatttttgcacACCACATGCGCGTTAATAGATGTGACAAATGGGAAGTTGACTTTGGAGGTGGGCGATGACTGGGTTACCTTTAACAAGAACAATACCATTAGGAGCCCAaagttacaagagtcttgttatttaatTAACACTACGAACTCTCCTATTGCTCCTTTTATACCTTGATCCGTACTGACGGATCCGCTGGAGGTCAATATTGATATTGATTTGTTTGCAGGTGAGGAGTTTAAAGGAACTAATGCTAAGAGTGCTAAAAGGAAGGGGGTATTTTCTTGGAAAAGCTTGAAATGGATGAGGAAAGTGAAAGAATCCATGAAAAAGAGCTCGGAAGATGGCAAGCTCAAGGACGAAAATTGATCAAAGGAGCTTCTTAAGTCGTgagggacgttaaaccagcgcttcttatGAGGCAACCTaatcttttatttgtttttgttttaatttttcacAATTTAATGTTTTCGTAGATTTAGAAATAAAATTACTAGACTTGACGGTgttttattttgtgatttataggcGAAGGACGAAGAAAAGGAGGCTCAAGCAGGATATTCACGTTTCCCCATGCAAGCAGCCTCGTTCGGGGACGTAACTTTCGAAAATGGAGAAGCTAAAACAAATACGGAGTAAAAAAGTCAAAAGCGGGTAGAGTTGGTCAACCCCGATCGAGGTGGCCAggccccgatcggggccgtggttttttatttttttggctgCTATTTGTTTGACGGGTAAGGCAAAATCATTTTATCATCTCCTTCATACAACCTGACGGTATACTTCCTTCCCTTTCTCTCcttttttcttcactttcttcaccTAAAATCACATTAAAACACTATTTTCATCATCACTTTGCAAGATTTGTTCATCTATTAACATCACCAAGTAAGTATTCATCTCATTTctctttgatttcatccattttaatcaatttaatcaactttctcaaaccctaactcaaattgggAGAATTCGATTTTGTGCTTGTTTATGCTAGAAATTGATTAAATTGTGTTCTATTAATAATTATAGgatgaattagttcactaatttgtTCTATTATTCTTGTTTGGATGGATTTTTATTTGTCTTAcgatgaatttttgtcttaaaatttcagaAATGGCACCTAGAAAACCTACTACCCAAGGTGCTACAAAGAGAAGGAGAGGTGGTGCGGAGTCCTCCCGAGCTACGGAGGATGTAGAAATGCAAGATACACCGGAAGGTGATTTGAATACTAATTActtccatcatgctattaaaAAAAGAATTTTCCTCAACAAAGTGTTCCAAATTGAAGATAAAGATGGATTTTTATGTACTGAGGGAGACTCTATTCAAGGAGCATTCTTAGCTTATTATCAGGATGTCTTGGGTTCTCATACAGTAATTGATAAGGTGAATCAGGCTGTAGTGAGGCAGGGGGCTTGTTGTACTGCTAAACTGGTCAATCCTGAGTAAGCCTGTTACAGTTGAGGAAGTTAAGCAATGTCTTTTTAGCATCCCTAAGGGAAAATCTCCTAGCCCTGATGGATATGGCAGTCAATTTTTTAGGGATGCCTGGTATATTATAGGAGTTGAGGTTTGTGCAGCAGTGGTCAATTTCTTTGATACTGGCAAACTTTTGTCACAGATTAATTCTACCATCATTAAACTCATCCCTAAGATGGAGAGACCAACTAGTGTCAAGCATTTCAGGCCTATCTCCTGTTGTAATGTGATTTATAAAACAATCTCTAAGATTTTATGTGCTAGACTTGCTTTGATTCTTTCCGATATCATCAGCAGGAATCAAGGAGCTTTTGTTAAAAGGAGGAGCATCCTTGAGAATATCCTGATTTGTCAGGATCTTGTTAGACTGTATAATAGGGGCATGGCTTCTCCTAGATGCATGTTCAAACTTGATTTGCAAAAGGCTTATAACACAATTGAGTGGATATTTTGTGGCACAGATGCTTGAAGCTCTTAATTTTCCACAGAAATTCCAAGGTCTGGTCATGGAATGCCTTACTACTCCCACCTACACTTTAAACCTTAATGGAGCTCATTTTGGATAATTCGCTAGGAGAAGAGGTCTGAGGCAGGGGGACCctcttcccccccccccccctcttcttTTTTGTATTTGCATGGAATATCTCACAAGAATAATGGAGTATGTAACTGATAGATGGTATTTTAGGTATCATCCTTTATGTAAAAGCCTCAAATTGAACCACCTTTTATTTGATGATGATCTTCTAATGTTTTGTAAAGGAGATATTCAGTCTATTATGTTGCTCCTTAGAGTAATGACAACCTTTTCTGCAGCATCTGGTTTGAAAGTGAATGCTGCTAAGTCTGAGGTTGTATTCAATGGTGTGACAGCTTGAATAAAAGAGAATATCATTCAAATATCAGGGTTTCAGGAAGGTACTTTGCCTTTTAAGTATTTGGGAGTGCCAATACAACCTGGAAGATAACAAAGAAAGGATTGCAGAGTTCTCACTGAAAAAATTGTTAGGAAAATCAAAGGTATTGGAGCAAGGAAGCTTAGCTATGCTGGGAGACTTATACTTATAAATTCTGTGCTAAACACTTTGCACAACTACTGGGCCTCTATTTTCTTAATACCTAAATGTATGATCCAACAAATTGAAGCTATTTGTCAAAActttttgtgggaaaattgcaGTGATTATCACAGATCCCCTTTGGTGGCTTGGCATGACATCTGTTATAGTAAGAAAGAAGGTGGACTGGGGATTAAAAATGATGGGGTGTGGAATGTTGCAAGTGTTGGAAAGCTGGTACACTGGTTATATACTAAATATGATAGACTTTGGGTCTTATAGATTGACCATGTGTATTTGAAAGGAGTTGACTGGTCTAGCTATCAACCTCCTTCAGATTCAAACTGGAACTGGAGAAACATCTGTAAAGCACGGGAGTTGCTTTCTGGTGGTTATCAGGGTAGTCAATGGGTTATGCAACCTACTGGTTACACTGTCAGGTCTGGATACTGTTGGCTGTAAAGACCACACCCCCCTGTCCAATGGTATAAGGAAGTTTGGGATCCTTGGAATATACCTAATCATGCGTTTATTGGCTGGTTAATTTAGAGAAAAGATTTAAACACTTAAGTCAAACTGGCACAGTTTGGCGTGTGTCTTTCTGATAGGTGTTTGCTTTGTGAGAATGCTGCAGAATCACATGAACACATTTTCAATGATTGTCTTCACAGTTGTATGGTGATTGCAGGAGTAGAATAATGGCTCTATCTTAATCTCAATGGCAGGACTGGTTATTCACAGAACCAGACTAAAATCTGTAGGATGGCAAAGATGGCAATTCGGTATAACATCTGGTTTACAAGGAATGTATGCAGACTGGAATACAAAGTGAGAAGGCCTGATATCTTAGTCAAGGAAATTATAGCGCAAGTGCATTAACGTTCATCAAAAAATTTGATAGACTACTTGCTTTGAATGATAGAGATTGGTTATCTTTGCTAAATATTCATCTCATGTAATGATGTAGGCTGTTTGATATGGTCTACTATATAGTACTATCATGTAATGCTTGTTCTATACTAATACAAAGCTCACATTTGAcccaaaaaaaaagataaataccctagtaacaaatgaatgtagtaataggggccgaacacaaggagacgggagttgctaaAAAAGTTGTCATGgagtgaattctatcaaggtcggtaaTCGTATGATTGTTTGGTTTGGTTGGTATACTTGtgataaaataatataaaaacaataataataaaagagtctaggggaatcgggtcacacatgcaaatatgtaaatgctcatgtcaaactAGGATTTCTTAATAACGATAATTGTTTAGATCTAATGACAATCAACTTTCGGCCTTATTGTCTACCATAGAATGGGTTATAGTGAGCTCTCGCCATTACTAgatcggtctactaaaacatgcttagtctaattcaatttcgtgcctctcgacttttagaaagaattaacaaatttaatctaggaTTGTGGCCAATAATCAAATACAAAAAATTcaatacaagcatgtgatagaaactttTAATCGATATTATAGAATCTTAATTCAATATTTAGAAGTACTATTTATgaatggctcccctaatccctagacaaaataaactactcacacatattgaaaactaaactaatgacataTGATATAATGATCATGATGATAATGGAATGAAATAAGTACTAGAAATAGGATTACCTTAACAATAGAAATAGAACTTGAATATGAAGAACAAGGTAAAACCAAAACAACTTAAAGTATAACTCGTATATAACTTGAAATTGCTAAAGGAATTTATTtagaacaataataaaatgctGAAAGGAAATCTAAACTATCCTAAGAATTGAAATAAAGTGTATGAAGGTGTGTAAAAGTGTATGAAAAAGTATCCCCAAAATGATGGATTCAACACCCCTTATATAGGACTATGGGGATGAAACGTAAACAATATAAATGAATGTGACCCCCATCGGGGATACCCAACCCCTATCGGGGTCGTGGAAAACCGACTATTTCCCTTTAATTCTTGATTAATTAGCATAGGAATCCAATGTTCCGTCATAATGCCTCTCAATTCCTCTCAGTTATTGCACAAAGGGAATCCTAATCTTGTTATCTAATCTTCATTTTGGGCTTCATTTCTTTACTTTTCCACCAACCAAAGTTGGTTTCTTCATGCTCGGGATTTCCATGCTCAGAATTTCCCAAAATGCCCCTCCGTGGTCAAGTCTCATTTCTTTTACCCTCGTGAACTTTAGTGCTTGCTAacttgacgggaaaaagctatcgaatgcttcatttcctacaaaatgcaatgaatacAAGCAAAATGACCTAGAATAcgaaattagctcacaaatacacttatagatgtgcaataatcaaataaaaccgagctaaaatagggagttaaactatatataaaatagacttatcaaactcccctaagctaaactcttgcttgtcctcAATCCAGCACACAATATAATGTATGACAAGGAGAAGGGTAAGAGCAAGAGTCATCACATCCAAATGCAATTCCCGTCAAGTAACTTTAAAGCACAATGAATTAAATCctgaaacaacatgggcatagagaaaaaaatgcaatacatggatgagatttacatgatgGCGTAGCACAAACGACTTCACCTGGACATTTTAACTCTTCCATGATCTTATTGACATCAGAATCCTCACGGGAAAACACACACACACTCATATTATGAATAAGGCAATTATATGTGATTGACACTCTCTTATCTACGACTCAAGAGAATGCGCCCGCAATCTAGGATGGTAAATATTCCAAATCCCATATGACTAAACAAGAATGCACACTAAGAAGCCATGAGAAGACACAAAAGAGGCTAGGGGTAATGGGTAGAAAGTTGACAAACAATTTTGGATATGTGGGGCTAAAGGTCAAGCTAACAACCATTCAAACAAGCAAAGAGTCCTCAAATAAACCCAAAACCAATCCCATGGCAATAACCCATTGAACCAAAGCAGCATATGGCTCAAATTAAGACTTTTTGGCATAAAAATGAACTTCCTAACTCAACTCTTCGTAAAACATGGAAGCACAAATATCATCTCTTTTTCTTCTCATTTTTCATCACTTTTTCCAAATCTATCTTTCCaattctttttcatctttcaactcattcatttttttctttttttttttcttttcaactttcacttttttttttttttctgaaaaccATAACGGGAATCAGTAATTCCGTCAACCTCACATCATCAAAATCAATATAGATTAAGAACAGCCCATGATAAGAGCACCCCAAACTCACCAAGATggttactagctcaacaaggtaggcaatttGTTATATAGCTAGAAACAAATACGGGGTAGCATATAGTGAGAAAAGGCTCGAAATGGGTGATGGATGTGAGAAATTATAACAACAAGGCTTCATGTGGAAACTATCATAGCATGTCTAAGAAGAAGGAACAAataccatacttgtgcgttttgatgtaacgcactgtaacactacggattttctttggcgactactcgaccgagtagagcctactcggccgagtagtgctgttgttgtgagttgttttggttttgccgatgaatactcggccgagtatagtgaatactcgaccgagtagaggatactcggtcgagtataacgatactcggccgagtattcggtctggcgagtgttattttgacggtttgattagggaatgtttaagattattttatatcccgcgtcagttttcaaaacatcatttcaacttcatcagtttctacgttaccctaattacaccctaatcattccctaatctttcccttaatCATTCCGTAGCATCGTCGTGTGGGTAATCTTCGTgactcttgcgtataagttctcgttgcactgttggtaagttctatctttatgattatttttactctttggggttactgtatatatatggaaatgggattttgggaattgtgcaatgtgtaattatgttacatgattattgtataggagaagacttcgtagaggagcctttttgattgtccgtgttgcatactactgttggttgctaaggtagggtgtcctactcagtttactgttattgtaagacatgttgttgtgattattgttatctgttgatcatcggagtatggagattgttgtaactatgttggtgtaagggtgttgagatggctgtgttgtattgtgattgtgattgtggtggagtcacttgcgggagtggcttcacaccctagttcgccctccgtggaacccgccacgggaggggatgtgcacattaagggacagggattattgtcgctcgttgaggagctggactaggtgggatcggctgcggtcacccactggcggcgaggattacctgttgcgatgggtaatctggcagggctacacacttcagtgtgtagtcggttactgtgtgtgaatggaggattgggaattggcgatgatcagttgattcctccatttgtttgtcttaatgtttgagtaatactgaccccgtgttgtttgtggaatctgaggtgatccattcggggatggtgagcaggcttgacaggtattgctagtgtgagctaggggactgtcttgggagaaGTGCTATCACAaatcatagcatcaccgtctgagtcttagttggatttcttttattATCAGACTTTGAAGGTGTATTTTGTTAAAACAGTATTtgagtttggttgatgtaaactttacattttacagtactttaataaatgtgctcagtttgGATgctttttgatatgtactaaccttgggaaaccgagatggtaacacactttcatggtagggtggtcctgataaggcaccttggtatgagggggtgttacaaagtggtatcagagccgaagattctggcacctaaacaaatgaatataatgaacctagggagtctaaataaaatgaacccggggagagttgtttggagctaccacaaagactcgggagacgtcccggagtcgcaaattggccctcactaactcgagccggtaacatggggaagtgtgatgagagttaggttttgtatgtacatgtatgtgaagatgcatgtttgTAAAAGTTGATAGTTGAAAGTATGTGTGTTGAAGTTCGTACATGTTGTGATGGGAGGAATGGTGGATGTGATGGGTTGTGAATGTTGGtcatgttggatttagcatatgcatgaattgtatgctgatatgattataatgtggcattaaagttcttgatATATGAATTGTATCTTTGATGTGATTATAACATGGCATTTAAGTTCTTAATATTATGTGTTGTTtggggaatagtgagcatgataggggaacCTTATACCGTATACCCGTCTATTCTCGTGACTCGGCCGAGCGTaaggtgtactcgaccgagtagggagcactcggccgagtaaccaagaactcgaccgagtattgaattgcagtgagtagcagtagctactgtatgtgataactcgaccgagtaagaaagcgtactcgaccgagtagaggatactcggccgagtgttgtgttactcgaccgagtgatgtttttgagtttttgacgtTCATTTTcggagtcgaatactcgaccgagtatctaagatactcgaccgagtagtcgttactcgaccgagtgtgtttcatactcggccgagtgttcttttggcggaaGATTATTATGTTTTGAGTCGTAAACTTTTGTGTTTACGTTTCCGTCTTCCTTGTCAGTTCagtatgccgcccaaaagaactcccgtgcagatccaagcttcagagatgactcttgatgaggttactcgcatgattgagcaacaagaggctctccttgaagctctcaaaaatgtgggaaaagggaacgagaagtcgatggatgcaacacagctcagcatcaacattgctcgtttcaaccctcccacatatgacggggtaggtgaaccaaagctactcgagaagtggcaccgtgagattgaagctctcatggaaatggttaagtgccccgaggacatgattgttgaacaggtagtgtactacctaagaggtgaagctgcagtttggtggcaaaatgtcaaggatgatgctagagcttactaccaggcgaaaggagctattccttggtctgggttgaagagtgctatgagagagcagtttgtgccggagcatatccgacacaagatgagatcagaCTTCGATTCCTTCACTATGaccgaggagatgacagtcacaaattactatcatcggtttttggagctatctcgttatgtggaagacatgcagctaggacagaggGGTTTgactctccgttttgagaggggtttatctgctaagatagTGAGTCGTATGCCACTGGGGTTGcacgacctcaaggaag is a genomic window containing:
- the LOC141629060 gene encoding uncharacterized protein LOC141629060 → MEYVTDRWYFRYHPLCKSLKLNHLLFDDDLLMFCKGDIQSIMLLLRVMTTFSAASGLKVNAAKSEVVFNGIGARKLSYAGRLILINSVLNTLHNYWASIFLIPKCMIQQIEAICQNFLWENCSDYHRSPLVAWHDICYSKKEGGLGIKNDGVWNVASVGKLIDHVYLKGVDWSSYQPPSDSNWNWRNICKARELLSGGYQGSQWVMQPTGYTVRTGYSQNQTKICRMAKMAIRYNIWFTRNVCRLEYKVRRPDILVKEIIAQAV